From one Halothece sp. PCC 7418 genomic stretch:
- a CDS encoding J domain-containing protein: protein MELVECYRLLELSPNAGIEEIKASYRRLARRYHPDVNPHNREQAHTQFIRVTEAYKYLLERVSQGGSPTDFSHQDSASSVKTEVKHQTKATSKPPSELDQKVKWDAYKKLQELLKTQKFARATTLVESLSKRFPNDSEVRQWQAITYQQRGRQLVNQGQFELARKFLKKALSTDPHNRSLWYEVDRDFQRIEPLL, encoded by the coding sequence ATGGAACTGGTAGAATGTTATCGGTTATTAGAATTAAGTCCCAATGCAGGGATCGAAGAGATCAAAGCCTCCTATCGCCGTTTAGCCAGACGCTATCATCCTGACGTTAATCCCCATAATCGCGAACAAGCCCACACCCAATTTATTCGCGTGACCGAAGCCTATAAATATCTTCTCGAACGAGTTTCTCAAGGCGGAAGCCCCACTGACTTTTCCCATCAAGATAGTGCTTCATCGGTAAAAACAGAAGTTAAACACCAGACAAAAGCGACTTCTAAGCCCCCCTCAGAACTTGATCAAAAAGTCAAGTGGGATGCTTATAAAAAATTACAAGAGTTACTGAAAACGCAAAAATTTGCTCGGGCAACGACATTAGTAGAAAGTCTATCAAAACGCTTTCCCAATGATTCAGAAGTGCGTCAATGGCAAGCCATTACCTATCAACAACGGGGACGACAATTAGTGAATCAGGGACAGTTTGAACTGGCCCGAAAGTTCTTAAAAAAAGCACTCAGTACCGATCCCCATAATCGTTCCCTTTGGTACGAAGTTGATCGGGATTTTCAACGAATCGAGCCTTTATTATAG
- a CDS encoding class I SAM-dependent methyltransferase — protein sequence MNQPQSNHQLISIIENKIANSPEQKITFADYMDLVLYHPQEGYYTSGQVDIGKAGDFFTAASLGSDFGELLAENFVEIWEKLEKPNPFDLVEMGAGKGELADDILRYLSQHYPQCLQALHYHIIEQSPTLREQQQAKLKTWENEVTLRWETWDNISDSSLVGCCFSNELVDAFPVHRVQIEAGTLKEIYVTLAEEKEPSPLTEVTDHLSTPQLKKYFQTVGINLPSSEYPDGFQTEVNLAVQSWLATVSRCLKQGYLLTIDYGYSAEKYYDPQRYEGTLQCYVQHQRHNDPYYLIGQQDLTSHVDFTALETYGKQYNLEFYHFTQQALFLMASGLGDRLNELSQGGFNLMEILQRRDALHQLIDPMGLGGFGVLLQGKGMSQAEKNTPLLGFRQNR from the coding sequence ATGAATCAACCCCAGTCTAATCACCAACTCATCTCTATTATTGAGAATAAAATTGCCAATTCTCCTGAGCAAAAAATTACCTTTGCTGATTATATGGACTTAGTTCTATACCATCCCCAAGAAGGATACTATACATCAGGTCAGGTGGATATCGGTAAAGCAGGAGACTTTTTTACCGCTGCTTCTTTGGGAAGTGATTTCGGTGAATTATTAGCAGAAAATTTTGTCGAAATCTGGGAGAAATTAGAGAAACCGAATCCCTTTGATTTAGTAGAAATGGGCGCGGGAAAAGGGGAATTAGCGGATGATATTCTCCGTTATTTATCCCAACATTATCCGCAATGCTTACAGGCGTTACACTATCACATTATTGAACAATCTCCTACTTTGAGAGAACAGCAACAAGCCAAACTCAAAACTTGGGAAAATGAAGTGACGTTGCGATGGGAAACTTGGGATAATATTTCTGATTCCTCTTTAGTGGGTTGCTGTTTTTCTAATGAATTAGTGGATGCGTTTCCCGTACACCGAGTACAAATAGAAGCAGGAACACTCAAAGAAATTTATGTCACCCTTGCTGAAGAAAAAGAGCCCTCTCCCTTGACAGAAGTAACGGATCATCTCTCGACACCTCAACTTAAAAAATACTTCCAAACAGTTGGTATTAACCTTCCTTCTTCTGAATATCCAGATGGTTTTCAAACAGAAGTTAACTTGGCGGTTCAATCATGGCTAGCCACAGTTTCTCGTTGTTTAAAACAAGGCTATTTATTAACCATTGACTATGGCTATTCCGCAGAGAAATATTACGATCCTCAACGATATGAAGGAACGCTGCAATGCTACGTTCAACATCAACGCCATAACGATCCTTATTATTTAATTGGTCAACAAGACCTAACCAGCCATGTTGATTTTACTGCGCTTGAAACTTATGGCAAACAGTATAACTTAGAGTTTTATCACTTTACCCAGCAAGCCTTATTTTTAATGGCTTCAGGTCTCGGCGATCGCCTCAATGAACTCTCTCAAGGCGGATTCAACCTGATGGAAATTTTGCAGCGACGGGATGCACTGCATCAGTTAATCGATCCGATGGGGTTAGGAGGCTTTGGGGTTTTGTTACAAGGAAAGGGAATGAGTCAAGCAGAAAAAAACACTCCCTTGTTAGGTTTTCGACAAAATAGATAA
- a CDS encoding IscS subfamily cysteine desulfurase: MMQRPIYLDCHATTPVDPQVLEAMLPYFTEHFGNPSSVSHAYGWEAEAGVKQAREMIAQAINASPEEIIFTSGATEANNLAIKGVAEAYFSQGQHIITVATEHRAVLDPCQYLESLGFEVTYLPVGEDGLIDLETLKETIREDTILVSVMAANNEIGVLQPIADIGEICRERGVLFHTDAAQALAKIPLDVEGMKIDLMSLTAHKLYGPKGIGALYVRRRQPKVRLASQIQGGGQERNFRSGTLYPPQIVGFGKAVELGLAEMDAEGERQSKLRDRAWEELSQLEGVYLNGHPTQRLPGNLNISVAGVDGTALILGLQPVIAVSSGSACSSQSTAPSHVITALGRGKALANASIRFGMGRFTTEEEIDSAIAHTKTTIESLQKAKV; encoded by the coding sequence ATTATGCAACGCCCGATTTATCTTGACTGTCACGCGACCACGCCTGTTGATCCGCAAGTGTTAGAGGCGATGTTGCCCTATTTCACGGAACATTTTGGTAATCCCTCTAGTGTTTCTCATGCTTATGGTTGGGAAGCTGAAGCAGGGGTGAAACAAGCCCGAGAGATGATCGCCCAAGCTATTAATGCTTCACCCGAAGAAATCATTTTTACCAGTGGTGCAACGGAAGCGAATAATTTAGCCATTAAAGGGGTGGCGGAGGCGTATTTCAGTCAGGGACAACATATTATTACTGTCGCAACCGAACATCGGGCGGTACTTGATCCCTGTCAGTATTTAGAAAGTTTAGGCTTTGAAGTGACCTATCTCCCTGTGGGAGAGGATGGATTGATTGATTTAGAAACCTTGAAGGAAACGATTCGGGAGGACACCATTCTGGTTTCGGTGATGGCTGCGAATAACGAAATTGGTGTCTTACAACCGATCGCGGACATTGGTGAAATCTGTCGGGAAAGAGGGGTTTTATTTCATACCGATGCAGCACAAGCACTGGCTAAAATTCCTCTGGATGTGGAAGGGATGAAGATTGATTTGATGTCGCTGACAGCCCATAAACTCTATGGTCCGAAAGGGATTGGGGCGTTATATGTCCGCCGTCGTCAACCAAAAGTTCGTCTCGCGTCGCAAATCCAAGGCGGTGGACAAGAACGGAATTTTCGTTCAGGGACGCTGTACCCCCCGCAAATTGTGGGGTTTGGTAAAGCGGTCGAATTAGGACTTGCAGAAATGGATGCAGAAGGGGAACGACAATCTAAACTGCGCGATCGCGCTTGGGAAGAATTATCGCAACTGGAAGGGGTTTATCTTAACGGTCATCCCACGCAACGGCTGCCAGGCAACCTCAACATCAGTGTGGCGGGTGTCGATGGGACAGCGCTTATTTTAGGGTTGCAACCTGTGATTGCAGTTTCTTCAGGGTCTGCTTGTTCCTCACAATCGACAGCCCCCTCTCATGTCATCACCGCTTTAGGGAGAGGCAAAGCACTGGCAAATGCTTCGATTCGGTTTGGGATGGGACGATTTACCACAGAAGAAGAGATAGACAGCGCGATCGCGCATACCAAAACAACCATTGAATCCTTACAGAAAGCCAAAGTCTAG
- the gap gene encoding type I glyceraldehyde-3-phosphate dehydrogenase, whose translation MTRVAINGFGRIGRAFMRIAHDHPKVEVVAINDIAIKTDQAAYMLQYDSVYRRYPGEVCCDEKGLVIDGKSVPILAEKDPSALPWKEMEIDVVIESTGVFRTAEKAGLHVDAGAKRVIISAPAKGDVPTVVHGVNDDTIDSERDRVISAASCTTNCLAPIASILDKEFGIDKGWMTTVHAYTADQRLVDMAHDSWTRGRTAGQNIVPTSTGAAVAVGLVLPQLKGKLDGIALRVPTPTGSVVDLNAVLGKEASVEAINSAFNKYAEGEMKHILKTSEWPLVSSDCVQDPHSSVVDLSSTKVMDGNFAKILAYYDNEWGYSNRLVDLAEAM comes from the coding sequence ATGACACGAGTTGCGATTAATGGGTTTGGCAGAATTGGACGGGCGTTTATGCGGATCGCCCATGATCACCCCAAAGTCGAGGTTGTAGCCATTAATGATATTGCAATTAAAACTGACCAAGCAGCGTATATGTTGCAGTATGATTCGGTTTATCGTCGCTATCCAGGTGAAGTTTGTTGTGATGAGAAAGGTTTAGTCATTGATGGCAAAAGCGTTCCCATCTTAGCTGAAAAAGACCCTTCCGCTTTACCATGGAAAGAAATGGAGATTGATGTCGTAATTGAATCCACTGGTGTATTTCGGACGGCAGAAAAAGCAGGGCTTCATGTGGATGCAGGGGCAAAACGGGTGATTATTAGCGCCCCCGCCAAAGGCGATGTGCCCACGGTTGTCCATGGGGTGAATGATGATACCATTGATTCCGAGCGCGATCGCGTGATTTCTGCTGCTTCTTGCACGACTAACTGTCTCGCTCCCATTGCCTCCATTTTGGATAAGGAGTTTGGCATTGACAAAGGCTGGATGACAACAGTTCACGCTTACACTGCCGATCAGCGTCTGGTGGATATGGCGCATGACAGTTGGACTCGCGGACGCACCGCAGGGCAAAACATTGTCCCCACCAGCACTGGGGCTGCGGTTGCTGTGGGTTTAGTCTTACCGCAACTGAAAGGGAAACTCGACGGGATTGCGTTGCGCGTTCCCACTCCCACCGGATCAGTGGTTGACTTAAACGCAGTGTTAGGCAAAGAAGCCTCTGTAGAAGCCATTAATTCTGCCTTCAATAAATACGCAGAAGGAGAAATGAAACACATCCTAAAAACGAGCGAATGGCCCCTTGTTTCCTCTGATTGTGTGCAAGACCCCCATTCTTCTGTTGTTGACCTCAGTTCAACGAAAGTGATGGATGGGAATTTTGCGAAAATCCTTGCTTATTATGACAATGAGTGGGGTTATAGCAATCGTTTAGTTGATTTAGCAGAAGCGATGTAA
- the glnA gene encoding type I glutamate--ammonia ligase, whose product MPETGAEVLRMIQDEDIKIIDLKFIDLPGIWQHLSIYRSEIDEDSFTDGIPFDGSSIRGWKSINESDMMMVPDPKTAWIDPFMKEKTLSLVCSIKEPRTGEFYDRDPRTIAQKAIDYLISTGIGDTAFFGPEAEFFVFDDVRFNQTYNEAYYHVDSVEGRWNSGREEAGGNLGYKPRYKEGYFPVPPTDTLQDMRTEMLLTMADCGVPIEKHHHEVASGGQNELGFRFGTLVQAADHLMTYKYVIKNVARKYGRSVTFMPKPIFNDNGSGMHVHQSIWKDGQPTFWGESGYANLSETARHYIGGILRHAPALLAFTNPSTNSYKRLVPGFEAPVNLVYSQGNRSASVRIPLTGSNPKAKRLEFRCPDATCNPYLAFAAMLCAGIDGIKNQIEPGDPLDVDIYDLSPEELSKIPSTPGSLEAALECLENDHQFLIEGGVFTEEFVYNWIEYKLDNEVNPLRLRPHPYEFSLYYDA is encoded by the coding sequence ATGCCCGAAACCGGTGCTGAAGTCCTGCGGATGATTCAGGATGAAGATATTAAAATCATCGACCTCAAATTTATTGACCTGCCTGGAATTTGGCAACACCTTTCTATTTATCGCAGCGAAATTGATGAGGATTCTTTTACGGATGGGATTCCCTTCGATGGTTCCAGTATTCGCGGTTGGAAGTCCATTAACGAGTCTGACATGATGATGGTCCCTGATCCGAAAACAGCATGGATCGATCCCTTCATGAAGGAAAAAACTCTCAGTCTCGTCTGCTCAATTAAAGAACCTCGGACAGGAGAATTTTATGATCGTGACCCCCGTACTATTGCTCAAAAAGCCATTGATTATCTAATTTCCACTGGTATTGGTGACACCGCCTTTTTCGGACCAGAAGCAGAATTTTTCGTTTTTGATGATGTTCGCTTCAACCAAACCTACAATGAAGCCTATTATCATGTTGACAGTGTTGAAGGACGTTGGAACTCAGGAAGAGAAGAAGCTGGTGGTAACTTAGGCTATAAACCTCGCTACAAAGAAGGATATTTCCCCGTTCCTCCCACGGATACGTTACAAGATATGCGGACGGAAATGCTGTTGACTATGGCGGACTGTGGGGTTCCCATTGAAAAACATCACCACGAAGTTGCTAGCGGTGGACAGAATGAGTTAGGTTTCCGCTTTGGAACATTAGTTCAAGCTGCTGACCATTTAATGACCTATAAATATGTCATTAAAAATGTGGCCAGAAAATATGGTCGCAGTGTTACCTTTATGCCCAAACCCATCTTTAACGATAATGGGTCGGGAATGCACGTTCACCAATCCATTTGGAAAGATGGACAACCCACCTTCTGGGGAGAGAGTGGTTACGCTAACTTAAGCGAAACTGCCCGTCATTATATCGGTGGTATTCTGCGACACGCTCCCGCCTTACTTGCCTTTACCAATCCTTCCACCAACTCTTACAAACGCTTAGTCCCTGGTTTTGAAGCGCCTGTAAACTTAGTTTACTCGCAAGGAAACCGGTCTGCGTCCGTGCGTATTCCTTTGACGGGAAGCAATCCGAAAGCAAAACGTTTAGAGTTCCGTTGTCCTGATGCGACTTGTAACCCTTATCTTGCTTTTGCTGCGATGCTTTGTGCAGGAATTGATGGCATTAAAAACCAAATTGAACCGGGTGACCCCTTAGATGTGGATATTTATGATCTCAGCCCTGAAGAATTAAGCAAAATTCCTTCCACACCTGGTTCTTTAGAAGCTGCATTAGAATGTCTAGAAAATGACCATCAATTCTTAATTGAGGGTGGTGTTTTCACGGAAGAATTCGTTTATAACTGGATTGAGTACAAATTAGATAATGAAGTGAACCCTCTCCGTTTGCGCCCCCATCCTTACGAGTTCTCTCTCTACTACGACGCTTAA
- a CDS encoding class I SAM-dependent methyltransferase: MTTTTVTQSDFRSRLVNGILGIKPIYQMAKSRARNMMIKRAEEIGVPWRDRVAQLKQHDWDSELATIQNPNLNYPDYYTCSFHAYEKGNLSWEAALEVEVAAYAVHAKLWDDSGADGDQRLRDSYHEVLQEQLPTTPETIVDLGCSVGMSSFALQERYPEAKITGVDLSPYFLSVAQYQARQKEFNIQWQHAAAEATELPSHSYDLVSAFLMFHELPQQPAKAIFQEAKRLVKPGGYFCLMDMNPQSPVYQKMPPYVFTLLKSTEPYLDEYFTLDLHQALTDAGFAAPKIIPNSPRHRTVIAYKPED, encoded by the coding sequence ATGACAACAACCACCGTCACTCAATCGGACTTTAGATCGCGTTTAGTTAATGGCATTTTAGGGATTAAACCGATTTATCAGATGGCGAAATCTCGGGCGCGAAATATGATGATTAAACGAGCCGAGGAGATTGGTGTTCCTTGGCGCGATCGCGTGGCACAATTAAAACAACATGATTGGGACAGTGAACTTGCAACCATTCAAAATCCTAACCTGAACTATCCCGATTATTACACCTGTTCTTTCCATGCCTACGAAAAAGGGAATCTTAGTTGGGAGGCAGCGCTAGAAGTAGAAGTGGCTGCCTATGCAGTTCATGCCAAACTGTGGGACGATAGCGGTGCTGATGGTGACCAACGGTTACGGGATAGTTATCATGAAGTTCTACAAGAGCAACTGCCAACAACACCAGAAACCATTGTTGATTTAGGCTGTAGTGTTGGGATGAGCAGTTTTGCCCTCCAAGAGCGTTATCCCGAAGCAAAGATAACAGGGGTCGATCTCTCCCCTTACTTCCTCTCTGTGGCGCAATATCAAGCCCGTCAAAAAGAATTTAACATCCAATGGCAACACGCAGCAGCCGAAGCAACCGAGTTACCCAGTCACAGCTATGATCTGGTCTCTGCGTTTTTAATGTTCCATGAACTGCCTCAACAGCCAGCAAAAGCCATTTTCCAAGAAGCCAAACGCTTAGTCAAACCGGGTGGCTATTTCTGTCTCATGGATATGAATCCCCAATCCCCCGTTTATCAAAAAATGCCCCCCTATGTGTTCACCCTCCTCAAAAGTACCGAACCTTACCTCGACGAATATTTTACCCTTGATCTGCACCAAGCCCTGACCGATGCTGGATTTGCAGCACCGAAGATTATTCCTAACAGTCCCCGCCATCGCACAGTTATCGCCTACAAGCCCGAAGACTAA
- a CDS encoding DUF4926 domain-containing protein — MIEPSLNDLVELLVNLPEYNLAIGNKGRIIDSLDESHFEIEFIEGVEEATDSCVLSTEQFIVVWQAETEEWLSTTDKLMAIVNNLPEEKREEILNFAQFLLQKI; from the coding sequence ATGATTGAACCCTCTCTCAATGATCTGGTTGAACTCCTTGTCAATCTTCCCGAATATAATCTTGCGATTGGTAATAAAGGAAGGATCATTGATAGTTTAGATGAATCCCATTTTGAAATTGAATTTATTGAGGGGGTTGAGGAAGCCACTGACTCTTGTGTGCTTTCCACAGAGCAGTTTATTGTGGTTTGGCAAGCAGAAACAGAAGAATGGTTAAGTACAACGGATAAACTGATGGCAATTGTTAACAACTTGCCAGAAGAAAAACGCGAAGAAATTTTAAATTTTGCTCAATTTTTATTACAAAAGATATAA
- a CDS encoding DUF2808 domain-containing protein yields the protein MMNKLFSALILGGGLLVLSPTLEALAQSNRNSGITIFSGVKRENILDYRLDFDGQSGRWDRYRLRIPSKKLPFGASQFYITYPDYYEGKFDTDEMEVRIDGKPQPLSNIEWNQEEQLVSLSLEEPIAPDTKVEIVFSNVKNPRFGGTFYFNAQVDVPNDVAIRRYIGTWIIDID from the coding sequence ATGATGAACAAATTATTCTCTGCTTTAATCTTAGGGGGGGGTCTCCTTGTCTTAAGCCCCACTTTAGAGGCTCTCGCTCAAAGCAACAGAAACTCAGGGATAACGATCTTTAGTGGGGTGAAGCGGGAAAATATCTTAGATTATCGTCTCGACTTTGACGGACAATCGGGACGTTGGGATCGCTATCGTCTCCGAATTCCTAGTAAAAAATTGCCCTTTGGTGCGTCTCAATTTTATATTACCTATCCCGACTATTATGAAGGTAAATTTGATACCGACGAAATGGAAGTAAGAATTGATGGGAAACCACAACCACTCAGTAATATTGAGTGGAATCAAGAAGAGCAGTTGGTGTCTCTCAGTTTAGAAGAACCAATCGCACCAGATACCAAAGTGGAAATCGTTTTTTCTAATGTTAAAAATCCTCGTTTCGGGGGAACATTCTACTTTAATGCACAGGTTGATGTTCCTAACGATGTTGCCATTCGCCGTTATATTGGCACTTGGATTATTGATATTGACTAA
- the lpxB gene encoding lipid-A-disaccharide synthase encodes MSRVFISTGEVSGDLQGALLVEALYRQAQAEELPLEVFALGGERMAKAGATLLGNTTNIGSVGILESLPFVLPTLKVQRRAKAFLRESPPDVLVLIDYMGPNLAIGNYVRQYLPQLPIVYYIAPQAWVWSPFPEDANAIARVSDRLLAVFPEEARFFAARGVNVTWVGHPLLDRMETAPSRDQARQQLAITDEETIVALIPASRRQEIQFLLPVILEAAVVLQEKCPDVKFLLPLSNPEFLSAIETAIDQYSLVVDVVEDTLSAIAAADLAITKSGTVNLELALLNVPQVVLYRVNPLTIWLGRTFLNFSVPFISPTNLVVNQPIVPELLQEDATVSRVVQEAIALLRESSQRNTMLKGYQQVRAGLGEVGVRDRAAKEILSLLPS; translated from the coding sequence ATGTCAAGGGTATTTATCAGTACAGGAGAAGTGTCTGGGGATTTGCAAGGGGCGTTGCTGGTAGAAGCCCTCTATCGCCAAGCCCAAGCTGAGGAATTGCCTTTAGAGGTATTTGCTTTGGGAGGGGAACGGATGGCAAAGGCTGGGGCAACTTTATTAGGCAATACTACCAATATTGGGTCAGTGGGGATTTTGGAATCCTTGCCTTTTGTTCTCCCCACGCTGAAGGTACAACGACGGGCAAAGGCGTTTCTGCGGGAGTCTCCTCCTGATGTGTTGGTCTTAATTGATTACATGGGGCCGAATTTGGCGATTGGGAATTATGTACGTCAGTATTTACCCCAGTTGCCCATTGTTTATTACATTGCCCCGCAAGCGTGGGTGTGGTCGCCGTTTCCAGAAGATGCCAACGCCATTGCTCGGGTGAGTGATCGCTTGCTGGCTGTGTTTCCAGAGGAAGCTCGTTTTTTTGCAGCGCGAGGAGTAAATGTGACTTGGGTGGGACATCCCTTGTTAGATCGCATGGAAACAGCCCCCAGTCGTGACCAAGCCCGTCAACAACTGGCCATCACAGACGAGGAAACCATCGTCGCCTTAATTCCCGCTTCTCGTCGGCAGGAAATTCAGTTTCTCTTACCTGTGATTTTAGAAGCAGCGGTGGTGTTACAAGAAAAATGTCCCGATGTGAAGTTTTTATTACCGCTTTCTAATCCTGAGTTTTTGTCGGCGATTGAAACTGCAATTGATCAGTATTCCCTTGTTGTGGACGTTGTAGAAGACACCCTCAGCGCGATCGCTGCTGCGGATTTAGCGATTACCAAGTCGGGAACGGTCAATTTAGAATTAGCATTGCTCAATGTTCCGCAAGTGGTGTTATATCGCGTTAATCCCTTGACTATCTGGCTGGGACGCACCTTTTTAAACTTTTCTGTCCCCTTTATTTCACCGACTAATTTAGTCGTCAACCAACCTATTGTTCCTGAATTATTGCAAGAGGACGCAACGGTTTCGCGAGTGGTGCAAGAAGCGATCGCGCTTCTGAGAGAATCTTCGCAACGAAATACGATGTTAAAAGGCTATCAACAAGTCAGAGCGGGTTTAGGGGAAGTTGGCGTGCGCGATCGCGCTGCCAAAGAAATTCTCTCCCTTCTCCCGAGCTAA
- the lpxA gene encoding acyl-ACP--UDP-N-acetylglucosamine O-acyltransferase, giving the protein MGTSLIHPTAVISDRAEIAPNVKIGAYAVIGDNVKIGAETTIGSHVVIEGPTEIGANNRIFPGAVIGLEPQDLKYQGANSWVKIGDDNLIREYVTINRATGEGEITEVGNHTLLMACVHVAHNCVIGDGVVIANNVALAGHVHIEEKATIGGVLGIHQFVHIGKLAMVGGMSRIDRDVPPYTLVAGNPARVRSLNLIGLKRRGYTSEEITELKKAFRLLYRSRYRLEEALVQLECLSDSEPLQHLHHFLQASRSGDRRGLTPQGGS; this is encoded by the coding sequence GTGGGTACATCATTAATTCATCCCACTGCTGTGATTTCTGATCGAGCCGAAATCGCCCCGAACGTCAAAATTGGGGCCTATGCCGTCATTGGAGATAACGTCAAAATTGGTGCGGAGACGACCATTGGTTCTCATGTTGTGATTGAAGGACCCACAGAAATTGGGGCAAATAATCGGATTTTTCCAGGGGCGGTTATTGGCTTAGAACCCCAAGATTTGAAGTATCAAGGGGCAAACAGTTGGGTTAAAATTGGCGATGATAATCTCATCCGTGAGTACGTCACCATTAACCGCGCGACGGGCGAAGGAGAAATTACAGAAGTCGGCAATCATACCTTACTTATGGCGTGTGTCCATGTAGCTCATAATTGTGTGATTGGAGATGGAGTAGTGATTGCAAATAACGTCGCCCTTGCTGGTCATGTCCATATTGAAGAAAAAGCAACCATTGGTGGGGTCTTGGGAATTCATCAGTTTGTTCACATCGGTAAGTTGGCAATGGTCGGAGGGATGAGTCGCATCGATCGCGATGTTCCTCCTTATACCCTAGTGGCAGGCAATCCAGCGCGAGTGCGTTCTTTAAATCTGATTGGCTTGAAACGACGAGGTTACACCAGTGAAGAGATTACTGAACTCAAAAAAGCCTTTCGTCTCCTTTATCGATCGCGCTATCGCTTGGAAGAGGCCTTGGTGCAATTAGAATGTCTCTCCGATTCCGAACCCCTACAACATTTACACCACTTTCTTCAAGCCTCTCGCAGTGGTGACCGTCGTGGGTTAACTCCGCAGGGAGGATCGTAG
- the fabZ gene encoding 3-hydroxyacyl-ACP dehydratase FabZ: MSSVTSEPSHLASTSDHSSHSASETTKTVYTVEEIQQLLPHRYPFALVDRIIDYVPGESAVGLKNVTFNEPHFQGHIPNRPIMPGVLIVEAMAQVGGVVLTQLPSVEGSFFAFAGIDKIRFRRPVVPGDQLIMSVELLSFKRGFGKMHGRATVDNQVAAEGVMLFSLFE; encoded by the coding sequence ATGTCTTCAGTAACTTCCGAACCTTCTCATCTCGCATCCACCTCTGATCACTCTTCTCATTCTGCTTCCGAAACGACAAAAACCGTCTATACGGTTGAGGAAATCCAACAACTACTTCCCCATCGTTACCCCTTTGCCTTGGTTGACCGCATTATTGATTATGTTCCTGGTGAAAGCGCAGTGGGACTCAAAAATGTGACTTTTAATGAACCCCATTTTCAAGGACATATTCCCAATCGTCCCATCATGCCAGGGGTTCTCATTGTGGAAGCAATGGCGCAAGTGGGAGGGGTGGTGTTGACTCAACTCCCCAGTGTCGAAGGCAGTTTCTTCGCGTTTGCAGGAATTGATAAAATTCGCTTCCGTCGTCCAGTCGTCCCTGGCGACCAGTTAATCATGAGTGTTGAGCTACTCTCTTTCAAACGAGGCTTTGGCAAAATGCACGGACGCGCTACGGTTGATAACCAAGTGGCTGCCGAAGGAGTCATGCTGTTTTCCTTGTTCGAGTAA
- the lpxC gene encoding UDP-3-O-acyl-N-acetylglucosamine deacetylase: MTKQQTIAQSFTLTGVGLHSGEKVTVTVKPATADEGRYFVRTDLPKTPTIPATVNAVSQTQMSTELANGEATVRTVEHLLSALVGQGIDNARIEVNGAELPLLDGSGKDWVEQLAKVGRMSCQGEQKLGIQVTTPVSVQEEDAIVAAFPANTTRFSYGIDFPVPAIGQQWYSWQLEQEDYHSAIAPARTFVLAEQVEALQKAGLIKGGSLENALVCNEDGWLNPPLRFANEPVRHKLLDLVGDLSLLGSLPQAHIVAYKASHRLHIRLAQRLTNQ; encoded by the coding sequence ATGACCAAACAACAAACGATCGCGCAATCTTTTACTCTCACAGGTGTCGGTCTCCATTCTGGAGAAAAGGTAACGGTAACCGTTAAACCAGCAACGGCGGATGAGGGACGCTACTTTGTCCGCACCGATTTACCGAAGACCCCCACGATTCCTGCAACGGTGAATGCAGTCAGCCAAACCCAAATGTCAACGGAACTCGCTAATGGGGAGGCAACAGTGCGTACGGTAGAACATTTATTATCAGCGTTAGTGGGTCAGGGGATTGATAACGCCAGAATTGAAGTGAATGGCGCGGAATTGCCTTTGCTTGATGGGTCTGGAAAGGATTGGGTTGAGCAGTTAGCGAAAGTTGGGCGCATGAGTTGTCAAGGGGAACAAAAATTGGGGATTCAGGTGACTACCCCCGTCTCAGTCCAAGAAGAAGACGCGATTGTTGCAGCTTTCCCCGCGAACACTACCCGATTCAGTTATGGGATTGATTTTCCCGTTCCCGCCATCGGTCAACAATGGTATAGTTGGCAACTGGAGCAAGAAGACTATCACAGCGCGATCGCGCCAGCGAGAACGTTTGTCCTTGCTGAACAAGTGGAAGCCCTGCAAAAAGCAGGATTAATCAAAGGAGGAAGCCTTGAGAATGCTCTCGTTTGTAACGAAGACGGTTGGTTAAATCCGCCTTTACGCTTTGCAAATGAACCGGTTCGTCATAAACTGTTAGATTTAGTGGGTGATTTAAGCCTCTTGGGAAGCCTTCCCCAAGCCCATATTGTTGCCTACAAAGCCAGTCACCGCTTACATATTCGTCTGGCGCAACGCCTCACCAATCAATAA